Proteins from a single region of Nocardiopsis dassonvillei subsp. dassonvillei DSM 43111:
- a CDS encoding LamB/YcsF family protein: protein MRIDLNSDLGESFGRWELGDDKALLSIVTSANVACGFHAGDPSVLRRTTLDAAAGGVAVGAHVGYRDLAGFGRRFLDVPPAELTDEVVYQMGALSAFTRLAGDRIRYVKPHGALYNTIVHHEKQAAAVVAAVREFDPAMPVLGLPGSQFLRLAEEAGLPTHREAFADRAYTPEGTLVSRREPGAVLHDPAAIAERCLRIAHGEPVEAVDGTRIVIEADSLCVHGDSPGAVDIARAVADRLRAEGVTLAPFTGEAA, encoded by the coding sequence TTGCGCATCGACCTCAACTCCGACCTCGGCGAGAGCTTCGGCCGCTGGGAACTCGGCGACGACAAGGCACTGCTGTCCATCGTGACCAGCGCCAACGTCGCCTGCGGCTTCCACGCCGGTGACCCGTCCGTGCTGCGGCGCACCACGCTCGACGCCGCCGCCGGGGGAGTGGCCGTCGGCGCGCACGTGGGCTACCGCGACCTCGCCGGGTTCGGCCGCCGCTTCCTCGACGTGCCGCCCGCCGAGCTGACCGACGAGGTGGTCTACCAGATGGGGGCGCTGTCGGCGTTCACCCGCCTGGCCGGGGACCGGATCCGCTACGTCAAACCGCACGGTGCCCTCTACAACACGATCGTGCACCACGAGAAGCAGGCCGCCGCGGTGGTCGCCGCGGTGCGCGAGTTCGACCCCGCCATGCCCGTGCTGGGCCTGCCCGGATCGCAGTTCCTGCGCCTGGCCGAGGAGGCCGGACTGCCCACGCACCGCGAGGCCTTCGCCGACCGCGCCTACACCCCGGAGGGCACGCTGGTCTCGCGCCGCGAGCCCGGCGCCGTCCTGCACGACCCGGCCGCCATCGCCGAGCGCTGCCTGCGCATCGCCCACGGCGAGCCGGTCGAGGCCGTGGACGGCACCCGGATCGTCATCGAGGCCGACTCCCTGTGCGTGCACGGCGACAGCCCCGGCGCGGTGGACATCGCCCGGGCCGTGGCCGACCGGCTGCGCGCCGAGGGCGTCACCCTCGCGCCGTTCACCGGGGAGGCCGCGTGA
- a CDS encoding NRAMP family divalent metal transporter, translating to MGDTPPAPTKVRPRVGRIAISSSLLGAMFLMATSAIGPGFITQTTTFTAELGATFAVAILISILVDIAVQLNIWRVIGVANTRAQDLANKVVPGAGYLLAALIVFGGLIFNVGNLAGTGLGLNAMVGFDTRLGAVLSAVLAVVILAVKRLGVALDRILVVLGVAMIALTVYVAFVSQPPVGEALRQAVLPERFGADVFLATVTIIGGTVGGYITYAGVHRLVEAGQGGRENVRAITQTSVTGIIVTGVMRVVLFLAILGVVAGGADILASANPSAEAFRQAAGEAGVRLFGVILWAAAVSSVIGASYTSISFVTTFHPWLEKRRGLLVTVFIGVSLAILLLSGQAPNTLLILAGALNGVILPVGLGILLWVAARRSGDLLGGYRYPRWLIVIGVAAWALTVYMAIGSLGGIADLWQ from the coding sequence ATGGGTGACACACCCCCCGCACCCACGAAGGTGCGCCCCCGTGTCGGGCGGATCGCGATCAGCAGCAGCCTGCTCGGTGCGATGTTCCTCATGGCCACCAGCGCCATCGGCCCCGGCTTCATCACCCAGACCACCACGTTCACCGCCGAGCTGGGCGCGACCTTCGCGGTCGCCATCCTCATCTCGATCCTGGTCGACATCGCGGTCCAGCTGAACATCTGGCGCGTCATCGGCGTCGCCAACACCCGCGCCCAGGACCTGGCCAACAAGGTCGTCCCCGGCGCGGGCTACCTGCTGGCCGCGCTCATCGTCTTCGGCGGCCTGATCTTCAACGTCGGCAACCTCGCGGGCACCGGCCTGGGCCTGAACGCCATGGTCGGGTTCGACACCCGGCTCGGCGCCGTCCTGTCCGCGGTGCTGGCCGTGGTCATCCTGGCCGTCAAGAGGCTGGGCGTGGCCCTGGACCGGATCCTGGTCGTGCTGGGCGTGGCCATGATCGCGCTGACCGTCTACGTGGCCTTCGTGTCCCAGCCCCCGGTCGGCGAGGCCCTGCGCCAGGCCGTCCTGCCCGAGCGGTTCGGCGCGGACGTCTTCCTGGCCACCGTCACCATCATCGGCGGCACCGTCGGCGGCTACATCACCTACGCGGGCGTGCACCGACTCGTCGAGGCGGGTCAGGGCGGGCGCGAGAACGTCCGTGCCATCACGCAGACCTCCGTGACCGGCATCATCGTCACCGGCGTCATGCGCGTGGTGCTGTTCCTGGCCATCCTCGGCGTCGTCGCGGGCGGCGCCGACATCCTGGCGTCCGCCAACCCCTCCGCCGAGGCCTTCCGCCAGGCCGCGGGCGAGGCCGGTGTGCGCCTGTTCGGCGTCATCCTGTGGGCCGCGGCGGTCAGCTCCGTCATCGGCGCCTCCTACACCTCGATCTCCTTCGTCACGACCTTCCACCCGTGGTTGGAGAAGCGCCGGGGCCTCCTGGTCACCGTCTTCATCGGTGTCTCGCTGGCGATCCTGCTGCTGTCCGGGCAGGCTCCGAACACGCTGCTGATCCTGGCCGGAGCCCTCAACGGCGTGATCCTGCCGGTGGGCCTCGGCATCCTGCTGTGGGTCGCGGCCCGCCGCTCCGGCGACCTGCTGGGCGGGTACCGCTACCCGCGCTGGCTGATCGTCATCGGCGTCGCCGCCTGGGCGCTCACCGTGTACATGGCCATCGGCTCCCTGGGCGGCATCGCCGACCTCTGGCAGTAA
- a CDS encoding GntR family transcriptional regulator: MTATDARTDRTSGRTRLLPPLPTQAERVAELLRESLIDGVYPPGQRLSEERLCEELGVSRNTLREAFRLLVRERLLVHQMHRGVFVGLPTSEDVRDLFKARRSLELPALRGAADPDEEAVRLVGAAVDEGEAARGREDWWRMGTANMRFHQAVAGLAGSARVNEFMSQVLAETRLVFHVMDAPREFHAPYLDWNRRIHTLLASGDASGAADELTTYLETSENQLVTAFTAMEQQRN, translated from the coding sequence GTGACGGCCACGGACGCCCGCACCGACCGGACCAGCGGCCGCACGCGCCTCCTCCCCCCGCTGCCCACGCAGGCCGAGCGGGTCGCGGAGCTGCTCCGCGAGTCCCTCATCGACGGCGTGTACCCGCCGGGACAGCGCCTGTCGGAGGAGCGGCTGTGCGAGGAGCTCGGAGTATCCCGCAACACCCTGCGCGAGGCGTTCCGGCTGCTGGTGCGCGAGCGGCTGCTGGTGCACCAGATGCACCGGGGAGTGTTCGTCGGCCTGCCGACCAGCGAGGACGTCCGAGACCTGTTCAAGGCGCGCCGCTCCCTGGAGCTCCCCGCGCTGCGGGGCGCGGCGGACCCGGACGAGGAGGCGGTCCGGCTGGTCGGGGCGGCCGTGGACGAGGGCGAGGCCGCGCGCGGACGCGAGGACTGGTGGCGGATGGGGACGGCGAACATGCGTTTCCACCAGGCCGTGGCCGGTCTGGCCGGGAGCGCGCGGGTGAACGAGTTCATGAGCCAGGTGCTGGCCGAGACCCGGCTGGTGTTCCACGTGATGGACGCGCCCCGGGAGTTCCACGCTCCGTACCTGGACTGGAACCGCAGGATCCACACCCTGCTGGCCTCCGGGGACGCGTCCGGGGCGGCGGACGAGCTGACGACCTACCTGGAGACCTCCGAGAACCAGCTGGTCACCGCGTTCACCGCCATGGAACAGCAGCGGAACTGA
- a CDS encoding DUF4232 domain-containing protein translates to MTLALAGCGASGGGAATEPTSTAPPRGDGSPSAPAVPTSAPEPAATGTAEDSASVCGSGDLEVALGRAEGAAGTVYRPLEFTNTADAPCVIGGHPGVSYVTEEDGDQVGAAAAREGGPGPAVTLRPGDTASATVGFTRVADYDEDECDPTDTRGLRVYPPRNTGSVFVAAQGRGCADPDVPGDQLTVTSVQADGAS, encoded by the coding sequence GTGACACTCGCTCTGGCGGGGTGCGGCGCGAGCGGCGGCGGAGCGGCCACCGAACCCACCAGCACCGCGCCACCCCGGGGCGACGGCTCCCCGAGCGCCCCGGCGGTCCCCACCTCCGCACCGGAGCCGGCGGCGACCGGGACGGCCGAGGACAGCGCGAGCGTCTGCGGCTCGGGCGACCTGGAAGTCGCTCTCGGGCGGGCCGAGGGAGCGGCCGGGACGGTCTACCGGCCCCTGGAGTTCACCAACACCGCAGACGCCCCGTGCGTGATCGGGGGCCACCCCGGAGTCTCCTACGTCACCGAGGAGGACGGCGACCAGGTCGGCGCCGCCGCCGCGCGCGAGGGCGGACCGGGTCCCGCCGTGACCCTCCGACCGGGAGACACCGCCTCGGCCACCGTGGGGTTCACCCGGGTCGCCGACTACGACGAGGACGAGTGCGACCCCACCGACACCCGGGGTCTGCGCGTCTACCCTCCCCGGAACACGGGGTCGGTCTTCGTCGCGGCGCAGGGCCGCGGCTGCGCCGATCCGGACGTGCCCGGCGACCAGCTCACGGTCACGTCCGTCCAGGCGGACGGCGCCTCCTGA